The window ACGGGGAACGGGACACGTGGGCCGTCGGGACCTCTTGCCTTCGTGTGCGCTTCACCTCGTACGGTCGGTGCCATGAAGCAGCGATTTCTCGGCGGGACCGGACTCCAGGTCAGCGAACTGTGCCTGGGCACCATGACGTTCACCAGGGCGGGCGACGAAGCGGCCGCCCACCGCGTTCTCGACACGTTCACCGAGGCGGGTGGCACCTTCATCGACACCGCGGACATGTACGACCGCGGTGGCTCGGAGGAGGTGCTCGGCCGCTGGCTGAAGGGCCGCAACCGCGACGATCTCGTCATCGCGACCAAGGTGTGGGGTCAGATGGGCGACGGCGCGAACGACGGGGGGCTGAGCCGCAAGCACATCCTCTCCGCCGTCGAGGCGAGTCTGCGCCGCCTGAACACGGAGTACATCGACCTGTACCAGACCCATCTGTGGGACGCGACGACGCCGATCGAGGAGACCCTCGCCACGCTCGACACGCTGGTGAAGGCCGGCAAGGTCCGCTATCTCGGCGCGAGCAATCTCGCCCCCTCCCAGCTCCAGAAGTCACTGGACCTCGCGCGACGGCGCGACTGGACTCCGTACGTGTGCCTCCAGCCGCTCTACAACCTGCTGCACCGCGAGGTGGAGTGGGAGCTGGCCCCGCTGAGCGTCCAGGAGGGCGTCGGAATCATCCCGTGGTCCCCGCTGGACGGCGGCTGGCTGTCCGGCAAGTACCGGCGCGGCATGACCGAGGCGCCCGCCGGCTCCCGCGCCGCCGTCCGGCAGGAGAACGGGAGCGACGACTGGCGGCTCCGCGACAACGAGGAGACCTGGGGCGTCGTGGACGCCGTCGTCGCCGTCGCCGAGGAGGCCG is drawn from Streptomyces sp. NBC_01717 and contains these coding sequences:
- a CDS encoding aldo/keto reductase produces the protein MKQRFLGGTGLQVSELCLGTMTFTRAGDEAAAHRVLDTFTEAGGTFIDTADMYDRGGSEEVLGRWLKGRNRDDLVIATKVWGQMGDGANDGGLSRKHILSAVEASLRRLNTEYIDLYQTHLWDATTPIEETLATLDTLVKAGKVRYLGASNLAPSQLQKSLDLARRRDWTPYVCLQPLYNLLHREVEWELAPLSVQEGVGIIPWSPLDGGWLSGKYRRGMTEAPAGSRAAVRQENGSDDWRLRDNEETWGVVDAVVAVAEEAGRTPAQVALRWLLGRPGVTAPIIGARTVEQLTDNLGAVGWELTAEQTARLDGASARPLPYPYATLERLSNRGGS